From Salvia splendens isolate huo1 chromosome 3, SspV2, whole genome shotgun sequence, a single genomic window includes:
- the LOC121796345 gene encoding F-box protein At3g07870-like produces MERSLTELPPEILSDILSRLPITRLLTCKAVCKTFLETTSSNPYFNSLLSSKMALYLIVQFGNSNHPTGSVHLIDSGLDTAFLSTEMAELKPMFHIPDYPGRYHKSYNMHAGDQNNFCLVNSCDGLLYFAERDCCERSFVCNPVMEDYLTLPEVVKDRNLFQLTMGSWFGFSVGDNRYKVLRILTTVIGRPREFGFKQVFSAQVLVVGSSSWRDIGEQPPSEHLTWDTCFILLDGSVYWLCQFPELSKFIVYFDFHQEKFGEIPSPPELRNGWRINRHYASMGVLGGCLSLAVNVQSLDIWVLQRYDSQVSWTRQFVIDTSFPVGNLLVEGTFKPLQVLDNRYVILMIWSALAMVCYDSKERTFKIFNLNGVGSVCRSALLKPSLVPLMDALNIDDGDEQNFE; encoded by the coding sequence ATGGAGAGGTCCCTCACCGAGCTACCTCCAGAAATTCTCTCAGACATCCTCTCAAGGCTTCCCATCACGAGGCTGCTTACATGCAAAGCTGTATGCAAAACCTTTCTTGAGACAACATCCTCCAATCCATACTTCAACTCTCTGCTTTCATCAAAAATGGCCCTCTATCTCATAGTCCAGTTCGGAAACTCCAACCATCCTACAGGGTCAGTTCATTTGATTGACTCTGGACTAGATACTGCATTTTTGTCGACTGAGATGGCCGAATTGAAACCTATGTTTCATATTCCGGATTATCCTGGCAGGTATCATAAGAGTTACAATATGCATGCTGGGGATCAAAATAATTTTTGTTTGGTTAATTCATGTGATGGATTACTGTACTTTGCTGAACGAGATTGTTGTGAGCGCTCATTTGTTTGTAATCCTGTAATGGAAGACTATCTAACTCTGCCTGAAGTTGTTAAGGATAGGAATCTGTTTCAGCTAACAATGGGGTCATGGTTTGGGTTTAGTGTGGGGGATAATCGATATAAAGTTTTGAGGATTTTAACCACAGTAATTGGTAGACCTCGGGAATTTGGGTTCAAGCAGGTGTTTTCGGCTCAAGTTCTTGTGGTAGGGTCATCTTCGTGGAGAGATATCGGAGAGCAGCCACCTTCCGAGCATCTTACATGGGATACATGCTTCATTCTCTTGGATGGATCTGTTTATTGGCTTTGCCAGTTTCCAGAGCTATCAAAATTCATAGTCTATTTTGATTTCCATCAAGAAAAATTTGGGGAAATTCCGTCTCCACCTGAACTCAGAAATGGTTGGCGGATAAATCGACATTATGCAAGCATGGGAGTCCTTGGAGGTTGTCTATCTCTGGCTGTTAATGTTCAGTCACTTGACATATGGGTTCTGCAGAGGTACGACAGTCAGGTGTCCTGGACCAGACAGTTTGTTATTGATACATCGTTTCCTGTGGGGAATCTTCTCGTTGAAGGCACGTTCAAGCCCCTGCAAGTTCTCGACAATCGCTACGTAATACTGATGATCTGGTCTGCCCTTGCCATGGTGTGCTATGATTCGAAAGAGAGgacattcaaaattttcaatcttAATGGGGTTGGATCCGTCTGCAGATCTGCTCTGCTCAAGCCTAGCCTTGTTCCTCTGATGGACGCCCTGAACATTGACGATGGCGATGAGCAGAATTTCGAGTAG
- the LOC121796294 gene encoding protein unc-13 homolog isoform X3, giving the protein MLFSGLEIQTTEGRKREKSSKFLSGLKNRKEKRHIESAPIESHLKVLDTIRLQMQISEAADAFIRRRLTQFVMGKVCAQIDVPQLSLVLLTGLLRSDFPSEKSYLHWKCRQVNIFEELVRSDHMKTEKEMIEESLAKIKNSKFFFLLSYGQEWDMKMSSSQRRDVLLNLRQVALAFSSIPGRFGIEGETYYWTSGYHLNIRLYEKLLFGLFDVLEESQIIEEAEEILKLVKLTWSMLGITERLHHTLFAWVLFQQFVTTEEAILLDHAIREVKHVLSADVKDDKEVSYMRSLTCPTVGIECETRFDLLQSIFFSISLWCDSKLQDYHLYFSQNSSFFERVLTMGLSTGTQDFIPHRNTQFTGYFLPNDVVTQKMRVYIEKTQYAACRRAIDFAIGSMNGKMHPLAILASELKQIAEKDLSIFSPVLRRWYPECAMISAKMLHQLYGERLKPFMKDITSITEDVRKVLPAAYGLECCLIELYSSACEENNSHYSRGFERYQIAEISKPFILDWVVAQCEKILEWTGRAFDLEDWEPLSVQQKHAASAIEVFRIIEETVDQFFQWSLPMDITHLQALLSIIFHSLNTYLLKVISQLVEKQKLYPSTPPLTRYKEATFPIIKRKVAGSSITDHEIYKELDELTSSKLCIRLNTYRYIQKQIAILEEGIRKSWESVASNRIDRYSTERTPATLEPTDVNGESVSELFVATLDCIRDSAAQGIQKTSEFLGAKVVFWDMRDSFLSYLYYGGVEGNRIEAVLPQFDKVLNDVCSVIDDTIRDLVVSNIWRASLEGFMWVLLDGGPSRAFSDSDTVLIEEDFNMLKELFIADGEGLPRSLVEEEAKFYRQVLSLFSLQTQSLIKKLISSSQNMSAGVNSYKKGPRYVGDTHTLLRVLCHKRDKEASKFLKKHYRFPASSEYDETAVESSSFGSPFVADILKRGASFSWSEKSHSSFRSITKKFQQVSWK; this is encoded by the exons ATATCTGAAGCTGCAGATGCTTTTATTAGGCGGAGATTGACACAGTTTGTGATGGGGAAAGTTTGCGCACAAATCGATGTTCCACAATTGTCCTTGGTTCTCTTGACTGGTTTATTAAGATCTGATTTTCCAAGCGAGAAATCATACCTCCATTGGAAGTGCAGACAA GTAAATATTTTTGAAGAACTAGTTCGTTCTGATCATATGaagactgaaaaagagatgATCGAGGAGTCActtgcaaaaataaaaaattctaaG tttttctttcttctttcttatgGCCAGGAATGGGATATGAAGATGTCCTCTTCACAACGGAGGGATGTTCTTTTAAATCTTCGACAAGTTGCTTTGGCATTCTCATCCATACCTGGGCGCTTTGGAATAGAGGGTGAAACATACTACTGGACTAGTGGTTATCATTTGAACATTAGACTCTATGAGAAACTGCTTTTTGGTCTATTTGATGTTTTGGAAGAAAGTCAGATTATAGAG GAAGCAGAAGAGATCTTGAAGCTGGTGAAATTAACTTGGTCAATGTTGGGTATTACAGAGAGActgcatcacacattatttgCTTGGGTGCTTTTTCAACAG TTTGTCACAACTGAAGAGGCAATACTATTGGACCATGCTATTCGTGAAGTGAAGCATGTTTTATCTGCTGACGTCAAGGATGACAAAGAAGTGTCCTACATGAGGAGCTTGACGTGCCCAACCGTTGGCATTGAGTGCGAAACTAGATTTGATTTGCTGCAGTCCATATTTTTCTCAATTAGTTTGTGGTGCGACAGTAAATTGCAGGATTATCATCTATATTTCAGTCAG AACTCTTCGTTCTTTGAGAGGGTATTGACAATGGGGTTATCCACTGGGACTCAAGATTTTATTCCACATAGAAATACCCAG TTTACAGGATATTTCCTTCCTAATGATGTTGTTACTCAAAAGATGAGAGTATACATTGAGAAAACTCAATATGCTGCCTGCAGGAGG GCTATTGATTTTGCTATTGGCTCTATGAATGGTAAGATGCATCCTCTGGCTATTCTTGCAAGTGAACTCAAACAAATTGCAGAGAAGGATCTATCCATATTCAGCCCCGTCCTGCGTCGTTGGTATCCTGAATGTGCCATGATCTCAGCCAAGATGTTACACCAACTTTATGGTGAAAGACTG AAACCGTTTATGAAGGATATTACAAGCATCACTGAGGATGTCAGGAAAGTGCTTCCCGCAGCTTATGGTCTTGAGTGTTGCCTTATTGAACTCTATTCTTCAGCTTGTGAAGAAAACAATTCACACTATAGCAGAGGATTTGAGCGTTATCAG ATTGCTGAAATTTCAAAGCCTTTCATTCTGGATTGGGTAGTTGCACAATGCGAAAAAATTCTGGAATGGACTGGGCGTGCTTTTGATCTTGAG GATTGGGAACCTCTATCAGTTCAGCAAAAGCATGCAGCTTCAGCAATTGAAGTGTTTAGAATCATAGAGGAG ACAGTAGATCAATTTTTTCAGTGGAGCCTCCCAATGGACATAACTCATTTACAAGCTCTATTATCGATAATTTTCCACAGCCTGAATACTTATTTGTTGAAAGTAATAAGCCAATTAG TTGAGAAGCAAAAGTTGTACCCTTCTACTCCTCCACTGACTCGCTACAAGGAAGCAACATTTCCTATTATCAAGAGAAAGGTGGCTGGGAGTTCAATTACTGATCATGAAATATATAAAGAGTTGGATGAGCTGACTTCTTCCAAGCTATGTATCAGATTAAATACTTATCGA TATATTCAAAAACAAATTGCGATACTTGAAGAAGGCATTAGGAAGTCGTGGGAATCTGTCGCATCAAACAGAATAGACAGATATT CAACAGAGAGAACTCCTGCAACTTTGGAGCCAACAGATGTCAATGGTGAATCAGTTTCTGAGCTTTTTGTTGCCACTTTGGATTGCATCAGGGATTCTGCTGCTCAGGGTATTCAGAAGACTAGCGAATTTTTAG GTGCCAAAGTTGTATTCTGGGATATGAGAGATTCATTCTTGTCTTATCTATATTATGGGGGCGTCGAAGGAAACCGCATAGAAGCTGTACTGCCACaatttgataaa GTCCTGAATGATGTATGCAGTGTGATTGACGACACAATCAGGGACCTTGTAGTGTCAAACATTTGGAGGGCATCATTG GAAGGTTTTATGTGGGTTTTACTTGATGGAGGCCCTTCACGTGCATTTTCTGATTCTGATACTGTTTTGATTGAAGAAGACTTTAATATGCTAAAG GAGTTGTTTATTGCTGATGGAGAAGGCCTCCCTCGTTCATTGGTTGAAGAGGAAGCAAAATTTTATCGTCAAGTTCTTAGCCTGTTTTCCCTTCAG ACTCAATCCTTGATCAAGAAGCTAATATCATCCAGCCAAAACATGTCAGCCGGTGTGAATAGTTATAAAAAGGGTCCAAGATATGTTGGGGATACTCATACTTTGCTTCGAGTATTGTGCCACAAGAGAGATAAGGAAGCTTCAAAGTTCTTGAAAAAGCATTATCGGTTTCCCGCCTCTTCTG AATATGATGAGACTGCAGTGGAGAGTTCCAGTTTCGGTTCCCCTTTTGTTGCAGACATCTTGAAACGCGGTGCCTCCTTCAGTTGGTCTGAGAAAAGTCATAGCAGCTTCAGGTCCATAACGAAGAAATTTCAACAAGTGTCGTGGAAATAA